The following coding sequences lie in one Carassius gibelio isolate Cgi1373 ecotype wild population from Czech Republic chromosome A17, carGib1.2-hapl.c, whole genome shotgun sequence genomic window:
- the LOC128031446 gene encoding phosphatidate phosphatase LPIN1 isoform X2, with product MNYVGQLAGQVFVQVKELYRGLNPATLSGCIDVIVVRQPDGSLQCSPFHVRFGKMGVLRSREKVVDIEINGEPVSLHMKLGENGEAFFVKETESDEEMVPLHLATSPIISEGSALMQAQVGKGLSRLSESGNGTSIQTLGPMQAPGESSLMKKRRKRRRKSQVDSIKREDNGDFSEDEDMFPIEMSSDDDTVAAGSRAMSRELFAEQVKGTSSTYTQSEENWTAVQSKVLGKTCSLPIPTSSGLSISCPQQTAMFQSTHSSPNGSLPSTPKSDSELLTSQRREGKPDNPEMLWTWGELPHAAKPSFLQPISEPMVVTSRSIPPSESRHFRAITGDAMVESQGSDVYVPDLKDEEATSVAAVDAEAISAAAHLITDLEEGRHSPGAHAISKTDSPSKKKDKRSRHLGSDGVYLDDITELEPEVAALYFPKSDGATSVRGGADPRSANQSPQSVGSSGMDSGVDSFSDQLGDLPHIAISLCGGLSENREITREEFEERAISYQEFADNPSIIDDPNLVVKIGTKYYNWTTAAPIVLAMQVFQKPLPKATVENIMKEKMPKKGGRWWFSWRGRNNSSKSESASDQIEGGEDSIRTASVSRLKDESSSSEDDSGGAKENPVSNQPEVLHSTGGHCYRKTLRLSSEELASLHLKDGPNDVVFSVTTQYQGTCRCEGMIYLWNWDDKIVISDIDGTITRSDTLGHILPTLGKDWTHQGIARLYHRVSQNGYKFMYCSARAIGMADMTRGYLHWVNERGTMLPMGPVLLSPSSLFSAFHREVIEKKPEKFKIECLTDIKNLFYPNTEPFYAAFGNRATDVYSYKEVGVPLNRIFTVNPKGELIQEHAKTNISSYERLCEVVDHVFPLLIRGNTTDFPCSDTFSQFTFWREQLPEVDKQDQHAKSS from the exons ATGAATTACGTGGGTCAGCTAGCCGGTCAGGTTTTTGTGCAGGTGAAGGAGCTGTACAGAGGCCTTAACCCCGCCACCCTGTCCGGCTGTATCGATGTAATTGTGGTGCGTCAGCCCGACGGAAGTCTGCAGTGTTCACCTTTTCACGTCCGTTTCGGCAAGATGGGAGTGCTGCGCTCCCGGGAGAAAGTG GTTGACATTGAGATAAATGGGGAGCCAGTCAGTTTACATATGAAACTAGGTGAAAATGGAGAAGCATTCTTTGTCAAAGAAACAGAAAGTGATGAG GAGATGGTGCCGTTGCACTTGGCTACATCGCCCATAATTTCAGAGGGCTCTGCCCTCATGCAGGCCCAAGTTGGAAAAGGCCTGTCCCGTCTGTCTGAGTCTGGAAACGGAACCTCCATTCAAACCCTGGGCCCCATGCAGGCCCCTGGTGAAAGTTCATTAATGAAGAAGCGAAGGAAGAGGAGAAGAAAATCTCAAGTAGACAGCATAAAGCGAGAAGACAACGGAGACTTTTCTGAAGATGAGGACATGTTTCCCATTGAAATGAGTTCTGATGATGATACAGTGGCTGCAGGAAGCAG AGCCATGTCACGTGAGCTATTTGCTGAGCAGGTGAAAGGAACTAGCAGCACATACACACAGTCTGAAGAGAACTGGACGGCTGTTCAAAG CAAAGTGTTGGGGAAGACCTGCTCTTTACCCATTCCCACCAGTTCAGGATTATCCATTTCCTGCCCTCAACAAACAGCCATGTTTCAGTCCACACACAG CAGCCCAAATGGCTCCTTGCCATCCACACCCAAGAGTGACTCCGAATTGCTGACCAGCCAGAGGAGAGAAGGGAAACCGGACAACCCTGAGATGCTCTGGACGTGGGGAGAGCTGCCTCATGCTGCAAAG CCATCATTCCTGCAGCCCATTTCAGAGCCTATGGTGGTGACCTCAAGATCAATCCCACCATCTGAAAGCAGACACTTCAGAGCCATCACTGGAGATGCAATGGTTGAGTCTCAGGGCAGTGATGTGTATGTGCCTGATCTCAAGGATGAAGAGGCAACATCTGTCGCTGCTGTAGATGCGGAGGCCATCAGTGCTGCAGCCCATCTCATCACAGACCTAGAGGAGGGGCGGCACAGTCCTGGAGCTCATGCCATTAGCAAGACAGACTCTCCATCCAAGAAAAAAG ACAAAAGGAGCCGGCACCTGGGATCAGATGGAGTATATCTGGATGACATCACAGAGTTGGAGCCTGAGGTGGCAGCCTTGTACTTTCCAAAGAG TGATGGAGCAACTTCTGTGAGGGGTGGGGCAGATCCGAGAAGTGCCAATCAGTCCCCTCAGTCAGTGGGCAGCAGTGGGATGGACAGTGGGGTGGACAGCTTTTCTGACCAGTTAGGAGACTTGCCTCATATTGCCATCTCTCTCTGTGGAGGACTGTCAGAAAACAGAGAGATCACCAGAG AGGAATTCGAAGAACGAGCCATATCTTATCAGGAGTTTGCAGATAATCCATCTATTATTGATGATCCCAACCTGGTCGTAAAGATTGGCACCAA GTATTATAACTGGACCACAGCCGCTCCTATTGTACTCGCCATGCAGGTTTTCCAGAAGCCCTTGCCAAAG GCCACTGTGGAGAACATCATGAAGGAGAAGATGCCCAAGAAAGGAGGACGCTGGTGGTTTTCATGGAGAGGCAGAAACAACAGCTCCAAATCc GAATCAGCATCTGACCAGATTGAAGGTGGAGAGGATTCTATAAGAACAGCATCTGTGAGCAG GTTGAAGGATGAATCATCATCCAGTGAAGATGACAGTGGAGGTGCTAAAGAGAATCCTGTGAGCAATCAGCCTGAAGTTCTCCACAGCACTGGAGGCCACTGCTACAGGAAGACTCTTCGTTTGTCTTCAGAAGAGCTA GCCAGTCTGCACTTAAAAGATGGCCCCAATGAtgtggtcttcagtgtcaccacCCAGTACCAGGGCACGTGCCGCTGTGAGGGCATGATTTATCTGTGGAACTGGGATGACAAGATAGTGATTTCAGATATTGATGGCACCATCACAAG GTCTGACACCCTTGGCCACATTTTACCCACTCTGGGTAAAGACTGGACCCATCAGGGCATTGCCCGTCTCTACCACAGAGTCAGCCA GAATGGCTACAAGTTTATGTACTGTTCAGCGCGGGCGATTGGCATGGCTGATATGACCCGGGGTTACCTGCACTGGGTTAATGAGAGAGGCACCATGCTACCCATGGGACCTGTGCTGCTTAGTCCCAGTAGTCTGTTCTCTGCATTTCACAG ggAGGTCATTGAGAAGAAGCCAGAAAAGTTTAAAATTGAATGTCTGACCGACATTAAAAACCTGTTCTATCCAAACACAGAACCCTTCTATGCTGCTTTTGGAAACAGAGCCACG GATGTTTATTCATATAAAGAGGTTGGAGTGCCTTTAAACAGAATATTCACTGTGAATCCTAAGGGAGAGCTCATCCAAGAACATGCAAAGACCAACATATCATC TTATGAACGTCTGTGTGAGGTTGTGGATCATGTCTTCCCTCTTCTGATAAGAGGGAACACCACTGACTTCCCCTGTTCAGACACCTTCAGCCAGTTCACCTTCTGGAGAGAGCAGTTACCAGAGGTAGACAAGCAGGATCAACATGCCAAGAGCAGCTGA
- the LOC128031446 gene encoding phosphatidate phosphatase LPIN1 isoform X3 produces MIAEDQVEGYNERFSPNETSWTWSQTMNYVGQLAGQVFVQVKELYRGLNPATLSGCIDVIVVRQPDGSLQCSPFHVRFGKMGVLRSREKVVDIEINGEPVSLHMKLGENGEAFFVKETESDEEMVPLHLATSPIISEGSALMQAQVGKGLSRLSESGNGTSIQTLGPMQAPGESSLMKKRRKRRRKSQVDSIKREDNGDFSEDEDMFPIEMSSDDDTVAAGSRAMSRELFAEQVKGTSSTYTQSEENWTAVQSKVLGKTCSLPIPTSSGLSISCPQQTAMFQSTHSSPNGSLPSTPKSDSELLTSQRREGKPDNPEMLWTWGELPHAAKPSFLQPISEPMVVTSRSIPPSESRHFRAITGDAMVESQGSDVYVPDLKDEEATSVAAVDAEAISAAAHLITDLEEGRHSPGAHAISKTDSPSKKKDKRSRHLGSDGVYLDDITELEPEVAALYFPKSDGATSVRGGADPRSANQSPQSVGSSGMDSGVDSFSDQLGDLPHIAISLCGGLSENREITREEFEERAISYQEFADNPSIIDDPNLVVKIGTKYYNWTTAAPIVLAMQVFQKPLPKATVENIMKEKMPKKGGRWWFSWRGRNNSSKSESASDQIEGGEDSIRTASVSRLKDESSSSEDDSGGAKENPVSNQPEVLHSTGGHCYRKTLRLSSEELASLHLKDGPNDVVFSVTTQYQGTCRCEGMIYLWNWDDKIVISDIDGTITRSDTLGHILPTLGKDWTHQGIARLYHRVSQNGYKFMYCSARAIGMADMTRGYLHWVNERGTMLPMGPVLLSPSSLFSAFHREVIEKKPEKFKIECLTDIKNLFYPNTEPFYAAFGNRATDVYSYKEVGVPLNRIFTVNPKGELIQEHAKTNISSCLVSSRGISISSHPYN; encoded by the exons ATGATAGCGGAGGATCAAGTGGAAGGATACAATGAGAGATTCAGCCCAAATGAGACGAGCTGGACATGG AGCCAGACCATGAATTACGTGGGTCAGCTAGCCGGTCAGGTTTTTGTGCAGGTGAAGGAGCTGTACAGAGGCCTTAACCCCGCCACCCTGTCCGGCTGTATCGATGTAATTGTGGTGCGTCAGCCCGACGGAAGTCTGCAGTGTTCACCTTTTCACGTCCGTTTCGGCAAGATGGGAGTGCTGCGCTCCCGGGAGAAAGTG GTTGACATTGAGATAAATGGGGAGCCAGTCAGTTTACATATGAAACTAGGTGAAAATGGAGAAGCATTCTTTGTCAAAGAAACAGAAAGTGATGAG GAGATGGTGCCGTTGCACTTGGCTACATCGCCCATAATTTCAGAGGGCTCTGCCCTCATGCAGGCCCAAGTTGGAAAAGGCCTGTCCCGTCTGTCTGAGTCTGGAAACGGAACCTCCATTCAAACCCTGGGCCCCATGCAGGCCCCTGGTGAAAGTTCATTAATGAAGAAGCGAAGGAAGAGGAGAAGAAAATCTCAAGTAGACAGCATAAAGCGAGAAGACAACGGAGACTTTTCTGAAGATGAGGACATGTTTCCCATTGAAATGAGTTCTGATGATGATACAGTGGCTGCAGGAAGCAG AGCCATGTCACGTGAGCTATTTGCTGAGCAGGTGAAAGGAACTAGCAGCACATACACACAGTCTGAAGAGAACTGGACGGCTGTTCAAAG CAAAGTGTTGGGGAAGACCTGCTCTTTACCCATTCCCACCAGTTCAGGATTATCCATTTCCTGCCCTCAACAAACAGCCATGTTTCAGTCCACACACAG CAGCCCAAATGGCTCCTTGCCATCCACACCCAAGAGTGACTCCGAATTGCTGACCAGCCAGAGGAGAGAAGGGAAACCGGACAACCCTGAGATGCTCTGGACGTGGGGAGAGCTGCCTCATGCTGCAAAG CCATCATTCCTGCAGCCCATTTCAGAGCCTATGGTGGTGACCTCAAGATCAATCCCACCATCTGAAAGCAGACACTTCAGAGCCATCACTGGAGATGCAATGGTTGAGTCTCAGGGCAGTGATGTGTATGTGCCTGATCTCAAGGATGAAGAGGCAACATCTGTCGCTGCTGTAGATGCGGAGGCCATCAGTGCTGCAGCCCATCTCATCACAGACCTAGAGGAGGGGCGGCACAGTCCTGGAGCTCATGCCATTAGCAAGACAGACTCTCCATCCAAGAAAAAAG ACAAAAGGAGCCGGCACCTGGGATCAGATGGAGTATATCTGGATGACATCACAGAGTTGGAGCCTGAGGTGGCAGCCTTGTACTTTCCAAAGAG TGATGGAGCAACTTCTGTGAGGGGTGGGGCAGATCCGAGAAGTGCCAATCAGTCCCCTCAGTCAGTGGGCAGCAGTGGGATGGACAGTGGGGTGGACAGCTTTTCTGACCAGTTAGGAGACTTGCCTCATATTGCCATCTCTCTCTGTGGAGGACTGTCAGAAAACAGAGAGATCACCAGAG AGGAATTCGAAGAACGAGCCATATCTTATCAGGAGTTTGCAGATAATCCATCTATTATTGATGATCCCAACCTGGTCGTAAAGATTGGCACCAA GTATTATAACTGGACCACAGCCGCTCCTATTGTACTCGCCATGCAGGTTTTCCAGAAGCCCTTGCCAAAG GCCACTGTGGAGAACATCATGAAGGAGAAGATGCCCAAGAAAGGAGGACGCTGGTGGTTTTCATGGAGAGGCAGAAACAACAGCTCCAAATCc GAATCAGCATCTGACCAGATTGAAGGTGGAGAGGATTCTATAAGAACAGCATCTGTGAGCAG GTTGAAGGATGAATCATCATCCAGTGAAGATGACAGTGGAGGTGCTAAAGAGAATCCTGTGAGCAATCAGCCTGAAGTTCTCCACAGCACTGGAGGCCACTGCTACAGGAAGACTCTTCGTTTGTCTTCAGAAGAGCTA GCCAGTCTGCACTTAAAAGATGGCCCCAATGAtgtggtcttcagtgtcaccacCCAGTACCAGGGCACGTGCCGCTGTGAGGGCATGATTTATCTGTGGAACTGGGATGACAAGATAGTGATTTCAGATATTGATGGCACCATCACAAG GTCTGACACCCTTGGCCACATTTTACCCACTCTGGGTAAAGACTGGACCCATCAGGGCATTGCCCGTCTCTACCACAGAGTCAGCCA GAATGGCTACAAGTTTATGTACTGTTCAGCGCGGGCGATTGGCATGGCTGATATGACCCGGGGTTACCTGCACTGGGTTAATGAGAGAGGCACCATGCTACCCATGGGACCTGTGCTGCTTAGTCCCAGTAGTCTGTTCTCTGCATTTCACAG ggAGGTCATTGAGAAGAAGCCAGAAAAGTTTAAAATTGAATGTCTGACCGACATTAAAAACCTGTTCTATCCAAACACAGAACCCTTCTATGCTGCTTTTGGAAACAGAGCCACG GATGTTTATTCATATAAAGAGGTTGGAGTGCCTTTAAACAGAATATTCACTGTGAATCCTAAGGGAGAGCTCATCCAAGAACATGCAAAGACCAACATATCATC ttgtCTCGTCTCCTCTCGTGGGATAAGTATCTCGTCACACCCCTATAATTAA
- the LOC128031446 gene encoding phosphatidate phosphatase LPIN1 isoform X1 — MIAEDQVEGYNERFSPNETSWTWSQTMNYVGQLAGQVFVQVKELYRGLNPATLSGCIDVIVVRQPDGSLQCSPFHVRFGKMGVLRSREKVVDIEINGEPVSLHMKLGENGEAFFVKETESDEEMVPLHLATSPIISEGSALMQAQVGKGLSRLSESGNGTSIQTLGPMQAPGESSLMKKRRKRRRKSQVDSIKREDNGDFSEDEDMFPIEMSSDDDTVAAGSRAMSRELFAEQVKGTSSTYTQSEENWTAVQSKVLGKTCSLPIPTSSGLSISCPQQTAMFQSTHSSPNGSLPSTPKSDSELLTSQRREGKPDNPEMLWTWGELPHAAKPSFLQPISEPMVVTSRSIPPSESRHFRAITGDAMVESQGSDVYVPDLKDEEATSVAAVDAEAISAAAHLITDLEEGRHSPGAHAISKTDSPSKKKDKRSRHLGSDGVYLDDITELEPEVAALYFPKSDGATSVRGGADPRSANQSPQSVGSSGMDSGVDSFSDQLGDLPHIAISLCGGLSENREITREEFEERAISYQEFADNPSIIDDPNLVVKIGTKYYNWTTAAPIVLAMQVFQKPLPKATVENIMKEKMPKKGGRWWFSWRGRNNSSKSESASDQIEGGEDSIRTASVSRLKDESSSSEDDSGGAKENPVSNQPEVLHSTGGHCYRKTLRLSSEELASLHLKDGPNDVVFSVTTQYQGTCRCEGMIYLWNWDDKIVISDIDGTITRSDTLGHILPTLGKDWTHQGIARLYHRVSQNGYKFMYCSARAIGMADMTRGYLHWVNERGTMLPMGPVLLSPSSLFSAFHREVIEKKPEKFKIECLTDIKNLFYPNTEPFYAAFGNRATDVYSYKEVGVPLNRIFTVNPKGELIQEHAKTNISSYERLCEVVDHVFPLLIRGNTTDFPCSDTFSQFTFWREQLPEVDKQDQHAKSS, encoded by the exons ATGATAGCGGAGGATCAAGTGGAAGGATACAATGAGAGATTCAGCCCAAATGAGACGAGCTGGACATGG AGCCAGACCATGAATTACGTGGGTCAGCTAGCCGGTCAGGTTTTTGTGCAGGTGAAGGAGCTGTACAGAGGCCTTAACCCCGCCACCCTGTCCGGCTGTATCGATGTAATTGTGGTGCGTCAGCCCGACGGAAGTCTGCAGTGTTCACCTTTTCACGTCCGTTTCGGCAAGATGGGAGTGCTGCGCTCCCGGGAGAAAGTG GTTGACATTGAGATAAATGGGGAGCCAGTCAGTTTACATATGAAACTAGGTGAAAATGGAGAAGCATTCTTTGTCAAAGAAACAGAAAGTGATGAG GAGATGGTGCCGTTGCACTTGGCTACATCGCCCATAATTTCAGAGGGCTCTGCCCTCATGCAGGCCCAAGTTGGAAAAGGCCTGTCCCGTCTGTCTGAGTCTGGAAACGGAACCTCCATTCAAACCCTGGGCCCCATGCAGGCCCCTGGTGAAAGTTCATTAATGAAGAAGCGAAGGAAGAGGAGAAGAAAATCTCAAGTAGACAGCATAAAGCGAGAAGACAACGGAGACTTTTCTGAAGATGAGGACATGTTTCCCATTGAAATGAGTTCTGATGATGATACAGTGGCTGCAGGAAGCAG AGCCATGTCACGTGAGCTATTTGCTGAGCAGGTGAAAGGAACTAGCAGCACATACACACAGTCTGAAGAGAACTGGACGGCTGTTCAAAG CAAAGTGTTGGGGAAGACCTGCTCTTTACCCATTCCCACCAGTTCAGGATTATCCATTTCCTGCCCTCAACAAACAGCCATGTTTCAGTCCACACACAG CAGCCCAAATGGCTCCTTGCCATCCACACCCAAGAGTGACTCCGAATTGCTGACCAGCCAGAGGAGAGAAGGGAAACCGGACAACCCTGAGATGCTCTGGACGTGGGGAGAGCTGCCTCATGCTGCAAAG CCATCATTCCTGCAGCCCATTTCAGAGCCTATGGTGGTGACCTCAAGATCAATCCCACCATCTGAAAGCAGACACTTCAGAGCCATCACTGGAGATGCAATGGTTGAGTCTCAGGGCAGTGATGTGTATGTGCCTGATCTCAAGGATGAAGAGGCAACATCTGTCGCTGCTGTAGATGCGGAGGCCATCAGTGCTGCAGCCCATCTCATCACAGACCTAGAGGAGGGGCGGCACAGTCCTGGAGCTCATGCCATTAGCAAGACAGACTCTCCATCCAAGAAAAAAG ACAAAAGGAGCCGGCACCTGGGATCAGATGGAGTATATCTGGATGACATCACAGAGTTGGAGCCTGAGGTGGCAGCCTTGTACTTTCCAAAGAG TGATGGAGCAACTTCTGTGAGGGGTGGGGCAGATCCGAGAAGTGCCAATCAGTCCCCTCAGTCAGTGGGCAGCAGTGGGATGGACAGTGGGGTGGACAGCTTTTCTGACCAGTTAGGAGACTTGCCTCATATTGCCATCTCTCTCTGTGGAGGACTGTCAGAAAACAGAGAGATCACCAGAG AGGAATTCGAAGAACGAGCCATATCTTATCAGGAGTTTGCAGATAATCCATCTATTATTGATGATCCCAACCTGGTCGTAAAGATTGGCACCAA GTATTATAACTGGACCACAGCCGCTCCTATTGTACTCGCCATGCAGGTTTTCCAGAAGCCCTTGCCAAAG GCCACTGTGGAGAACATCATGAAGGAGAAGATGCCCAAGAAAGGAGGACGCTGGTGGTTTTCATGGAGAGGCAGAAACAACAGCTCCAAATCc GAATCAGCATCTGACCAGATTGAAGGTGGAGAGGATTCTATAAGAACAGCATCTGTGAGCAG GTTGAAGGATGAATCATCATCCAGTGAAGATGACAGTGGAGGTGCTAAAGAGAATCCTGTGAGCAATCAGCCTGAAGTTCTCCACAGCACTGGAGGCCACTGCTACAGGAAGACTCTTCGTTTGTCTTCAGAAGAGCTA GCCAGTCTGCACTTAAAAGATGGCCCCAATGAtgtggtcttcagtgtcaccacCCAGTACCAGGGCACGTGCCGCTGTGAGGGCATGATTTATCTGTGGAACTGGGATGACAAGATAGTGATTTCAGATATTGATGGCACCATCACAAG GTCTGACACCCTTGGCCACATTTTACCCACTCTGGGTAAAGACTGGACCCATCAGGGCATTGCCCGTCTCTACCACAGAGTCAGCCA GAATGGCTACAAGTTTATGTACTGTTCAGCGCGGGCGATTGGCATGGCTGATATGACCCGGGGTTACCTGCACTGGGTTAATGAGAGAGGCACCATGCTACCCATGGGACCTGTGCTGCTTAGTCCCAGTAGTCTGTTCTCTGCATTTCACAG ggAGGTCATTGAGAAGAAGCCAGAAAAGTTTAAAATTGAATGTCTGACCGACATTAAAAACCTGTTCTATCCAAACACAGAACCCTTCTATGCTGCTTTTGGAAACAGAGCCACG GATGTTTATTCATATAAAGAGGTTGGAGTGCCTTTAAACAGAATATTCACTGTGAATCCTAAGGGAGAGCTCATCCAAGAACATGCAAAGACCAACATATCATC TTATGAACGTCTGTGTGAGGTTGTGGATCATGTCTTCCCTCTTCTGATAAGAGGGAACACCACTGACTTCCCCTGTTCAGACACCTTCAGCCAGTTCACCTTCTGGAGAGAGCAGTTACCAGAGGTAGACAAGCAGGATCAACATGCCAAGAGCAGCTGA